ATGGCTTTTTGGAAGGAAATACAATTTTGAAAGTTAAGGGATAGTTTGCTAATTTGAAATTAAATGTATTCTTAAAACAACCTTCTAAGTAAATTCAAATCTTTAAAACTCTAAAAAATATGGCTTTAATTCTTCCTGTTCGTGGTTTTTCTCCAAAATTTGGCAAAGATTGTTTTCTTGCTCCCAATGCAACTATTGTAGGAGAAGTAGAAATGGGTGATAATTGTAGTGTTTGGTTTAGTGCTGTTATTCGTGGCGATGTAAATTATATCAAAATTGGTCATCATACCAATATTCAAGACAATGCCACTATTCATGGAACTTATCAAACTGCTCCGACAACTATCGGAAATTATGTAAGTATTGGACATAATGCTATCGTTCATGGCTGTACTATTGAAGATAATGTTTTGATAGGAATGGGTGCAAGATTGATGGATGGTGTAATTGTCAGAACGGGAAGTATCGTAGCAGCAGGTGCAGTCGTTTTGGAAGGAACAGAAATTGAAAGTGGATTTATTTATGCTGGAGTGCCTGCAAAAAAAGTAAAACCAATTGGCGAAAGAGGAGAAATGTTAGAACGAATTGCTACCAATTATATAAAATATTCTAGCTGGTTTATGGAAAATAAAGAAGAATAAAACAAACAAAATTTCCTTTTCCTATCAAAAGTTCTTATCTTTGTAACTCATTTTCAAACAGATATGTAAAATTCTGTAAATCAATAACTTACTTTGTTTTATTCTGAGTTTTATTTCTTTTTTAAATGAATTTTATTCAAATTATTTTATCACAGTTAATTAAACACCTTATAAGCATAATTTCTTTTAATTGATTTTATTACCAGTTAAAAAAAATGCTATAAAGGCAGGCACTACGACAAGCCTGAAAGTAATTGTCTTTTTTATTTTATTATATGAGTAATTCAAACACTTCAGCAGGCGAAATCAATTGGGAAGAATTAGAGTCTAACAAAACAGGCTTTGGTGCTGGCTATAAAGATTCACGTCAACAAGAACTTGCAGACCTTTACGAAGAAACACTTACTGAGTTTTCAGAAAATGAACTTGTTACAGGTACAATTGTAGGCGTTACAGATCGTGAAGCTATCGTAAATATCGGTCATAAATCAGACGGACTTGTATCTCTTTCAGAATTTAGAGATTTACCAGAACTTAAAGCTGGTGACCAAGTAACTGTTTATGTAGAGAAACAAGAAGACGCAAACGGACAAATTTTACTTTCTCGTCGTAAAGCAATGGCTCTTCAGGCGTGGAAAAAAATTGAGCAATCGCATCAAGGAGATGAAGTTATCGAAGGAATTATCAAACGCCGTACAAAAGGTGGTTTGATTGCAGATATTTTTGGTATTGAAGCATTTTTACCAGGTTCACAAATTGACGTTAAGCCAATTCGTGATTTTGATGTATATGTGGATAAGAAAATGGAATTGAAAGTTGTCAAAATCAATTATGCAAATGACAACGTAGTAGTTTCTCATAAAGTTCTTATTGAGAAAGATCTTGAAAAACAACGTTTACAAATTCTTGACAACCTTGAAAGAGGACAAGTATTGGAAGGTGTGGTTAAAAATATCACTAACTTCGGTGCTTTTGTTGATTTGGGTGGCGTAGATGGATTACTTCACATTACTGATATTTCTTGGGGACGTATTTCTCATCCAAATGAAGTATTAGAACTTGACCAAAAACTTAATGTTGTTGTTCTTGATTTTGATGAAGACAAAAAACGTATTTCATTAGGTATGAAACAACTTCAAGAGCATCCTTGGGATTCGCTTGAAGCTACTTTAGAAGTAGGTACAAAAGTAAACGGACGTATTGTGAATGTTGCTGATTATGGTGCATTCTTAGAAATCAAACCAGGTGTAGAAGGTTTGATTCACGTTTCAGAAATGTCTTGGTCGCAACACTTGCGTAATCCACAAGAATTCTTGAGTATCAATGATACAGTAGATGCAGTTATCTTGACTATTGACCGTGAAGAGCGCAAAATGTCATTAGGTATCAAACAACTTACTGAAGATCCTTGGACGAAAGAAGAAGTTAAAACTAAATATGCTTCTGGTGAGCGTCATACAGGTACAGTTCGTAACCTTACTAACTACGGTTTATTCTTAGAGTTAGAAGAAGGAATTGATGGACTTGTTCATATTTCTGACCTTTCTTGGACTCGTAAATTCAAACACCCATCTGAATTTATCAAAGTAAACGAAAAATTAGAAGTTCAAGTATTAGAACTTGATACAGAACAACGTCGTTTGGCTCTTAGTCATAAACACATGGAAGAAAATCCTTGGGATACTTTCGAAACTATCTTTACACCAAACAGTGTACATAAAGGTACTTTAGTGAACAAAAATGACAAAGGTGCAAATATCGAACTTCCTTACGGTGTACAAGGATTTGCTTCTACAAAACACCTTACTTTGGAAGAAACAGGTAAAACTGCTGAGGTTGGAAACAACATCGACTTCAAAGTAGTAGAGTTTTCTAAAGACGAGCAACGTATTATTCTTTCTCACGTAGCTACATACCGTAGTGGAAAAGAAGAAACTGCAGCTCCTGCAAAGAAAGCAAAAGCTCCAAAAGGAGAAGCTAGTAAAGAAACAGCTTCAAAATCTAAAGACATGAAAAACTCTAAAGATTTGGAAACTACTAGTTCATTAGGAGACAATTCTGCACTTTCTCAATTGAAAGATGACATGAAAAATGACGAAGGTAAATAATCTATTCTTATTTGAATAGAATTGTTTCTTCAACTATAAAAACCCTTATTTCAATAAAGAAATAAGGGTTTTTGTGTTTTAGGATTTGTTGAATTTATGACAATCAATTCTGAGAAGCCCTTGTCGGTGTCTCACGATGATACAAAGCCTATGAAAGCACATTCTGAAAATAACGTTTAAGCCACGTATTAGAAGCCTTATTTTGCCATTGAGACTCTAACTGTTCTTTTATTTGAACCAAATTATCAAAAATAATTGTATCAGAAGTGATTTTTTGATCAATAACTAGTTCTTTAAGTTTAGAAAGAGAGGTAATGCTTATTTTATCTTCTTTATCAAAATAAGCTACTTTGGTTCTATCAAAAAGTGAAATTTTAAACTCGTCTTCAATAGCTTTCATAAGTGCTACAGATTTGTCAATAGAACATCCTGTTGCTTTTGTAAGTTCTTCGTTTACTGCCAAAATTAAAAAACGCTTATGACGAATTTCGAAAGACGAAACTAAAGAGTTACCATGGGCTTGCCAATTTTCAATAAAATTTGTTAAAACATTCGTAATTGCCACAACTTCACTATCTGTAAGTTCTCTATCAGACTGATAAATCCAAATACGAGAATAAGAAGGCATTTTTTCAAAAGAAAGAAACATAATAATATTATTTTATCACTATTTTATTATAAAAAAATAGTTTGAATTAATTTAAAAGATTAAAGTTTTTATAATGTAGATAATCCTATTTTAGTAAAAAATTATAGAAGCAATATAGAAATAAAATAAAAAAAATGTTTCAAATTAATTATAAATAGAAAATAGCCATTAAAATAGTTGATTTATTAGAATAATAACACAACTCTACAAAGTTATGTATTTTATTAGAAAGTTGCAAGATTAAAGAGGCTGCTTTTG
This is a stretch of genomic DNA from Bernardetia sp. MNP-M8. It encodes these proteins:
- a CDS encoding gamma carbonic anhydrase family protein, whose protein sequence is MALILPVRGFSPKFGKDCFLAPNATIVGEVEMGDNCSVWFSAVIRGDVNYIKIGHHTNIQDNATIHGTYQTAPTTIGNYVSIGHNAIVHGCTIEDNVLIGMGARLMDGVIVRTGSIVAAGAVVLEGTEIESGFIYAGVPAKKVKPIGERGEMLERIATNYIKYSSWFMENKEE
- the rpsA gene encoding 30S ribosomal protein S1, whose product is MSNSNTSAGEINWEELESNKTGFGAGYKDSRQQELADLYEETLTEFSENELVTGTIVGVTDREAIVNIGHKSDGLVSLSEFRDLPELKAGDQVTVYVEKQEDANGQILLSRRKAMALQAWKKIEQSHQGDEVIEGIIKRRTKGGLIADIFGIEAFLPGSQIDVKPIRDFDVYVDKKMELKVVKINYANDNVVVSHKVLIEKDLEKQRLQILDNLERGQVLEGVVKNITNFGAFVDLGGVDGLLHITDISWGRISHPNEVLELDQKLNVVVLDFDEDKKRISLGMKQLQEHPWDSLEATLEVGTKVNGRIVNVADYGAFLEIKPGVEGLIHVSEMSWSQHLRNPQEFLSINDTVDAVILTIDREERKMSLGIKQLTEDPWTKEEVKTKYASGERHTGTVRNLTNYGLFLELEEGIDGLVHISDLSWTRKFKHPSEFIKVNEKLEVQVLELDTEQRRLALSHKHMEENPWDTFETIFTPNSVHKGTLVNKNDKGANIELPYGVQGFASTKHLTLEETGKTAEVGNNIDFKVVEFSKDEQRIILSHVATYRSGKEETAAPAKKAKAPKGEASKETASKSKDMKNSKDLETTSSLGDNSALSQLKDDMKNDEGK